A genomic segment from Pistricoccus aurantiacus encodes:
- the tig gene encoding trigger factor, which translates to MQVSVETTSQIERRVKVQVPAQEVDQAVVARLKDTAKNVRLNGFRQGKVPMAVVRQRFGRDVRNEVVGEVMRERYVQAITQESLNPAGYPHIEPLVNESGKDLEFVAVLEIYPEIELKGIEGVDVERPQVEISDADVDQMIETLRKQHASWQEVDRAAQDGDRITIDFQGFLGDEPFEGGSAEGHDLVLGSNSLIPGFEEQLVGAKAGDEPRIDVTFPEDYQAEHLAGQEATFEIKVHKVSAQELAELDEEFIKQFGVEEGGIEAFRAEVTKNMQREAAQAVDNRVKQQVLEALKNANDIDVPQALIDQECEGLKRQAAQQFGMGEDFDVSQLPNELFAEQAKSRVQVGLLLAEVIKAHEIDADDEETKAKVEELAQQYQEPQQVVDHYMGNDQLKNQVKSAILEEKAVDKLLEQANVSDVEMSYEELLKAAQQQNEEDKEEEEAAQEETDKS; encoded by the coding sequence ATGCAAGTTTCCGTCGAAACGACCTCCCAGATCGAGCGCCGTGTCAAGGTTCAGGTGCCGGCCCAAGAGGTTGACCAAGCCGTGGTGGCCCGTCTCAAGGACACTGCCAAGAACGTTCGCTTGAACGGCTTTCGTCAAGGCAAGGTGCCCATGGCGGTAGTTCGCCAGCGCTTTGGTCGCGACGTGCGCAACGAAGTGGTGGGCGAAGTAATGCGTGAGCGCTATGTCCAGGCGATCACTCAGGAAAGCTTGAATCCCGCGGGCTACCCGCATATCGAGCCGCTGGTCAATGAGTCCGGCAAGGATCTCGAGTTCGTTGCGGTGCTTGAAATCTATCCCGAAATTGAACTGAAGGGTATCGAGGGTGTGGACGTCGAGCGTCCCCAGGTCGAGATCAGTGACGCGGACGTGGATCAGATGATCGAAACCCTGCGCAAGCAGCATGCTTCCTGGCAGGAAGTCGATCGCGCTGCGCAGGATGGCGATCGGATTACCATCGATTTCCAGGGTTTCCTGGGGGATGAGCCCTTTGAAGGCGGCAGCGCGGAAGGACACGATCTGGTATTGGGTTCCAATAGTTTGATTCCTGGCTTCGAGGAACAGTTGGTGGGTGCCAAGGCGGGTGACGAGCCACGCATTGACGTTACCTTCCCCGAGGATTACCAGGCGGAGCATCTTGCCGGCCAGGAAGCGACCTTCGAGATCAAGGTGCACAAGGTCAGCGCTCAGGAACTCGCCGAACTGGATGAGGAATTCATCAAACAGTTCGGTGTCGAAGAAGGTGGCATTGAAGCGTTTCGCGCCGAGGTGACCAAGAACATGCAGCGCGAGGCGGCTCAAGCCGTCGACAATCGTGTCAAGCAGCAGGTGCTCGAAGCCCTCAAGAACGCGAATGACATCGATGTTCCGCAGGCATTGATCGACCAGGAGTGCGAGGGGCTCAAGCGTCAGGCCGCTCAGCAGTTCGGCATGGGCGAGGATTTTGATGTATCACAGTTGCCTAACGAGCTCTTCGCCGAGCAGGCCAAAAGCCGCGTGCAGGTCGGTCTGCTGCTGGCGGAGGTCATAAAGGCCCACGAAATCGACGCCGATGACGAAGAAACCAAGGCCAAAGTAGAGGAATTGGCCCAGCAGTATCAAGAACCCCAGCAGGTGGTCGATCATTATATGGGCAACGACCAGCTCAAGAATCAGGTCAAGTCGGCGATTCTCGAGGAAAAGGCCGTCGACAAGCTGCTCGAGCAGGCCAATGTCAGCGATGTCGAGATGAGCTATGAAGAGCTGCTCAAGGCCGCCCAGCAGCAAAACGAGGAAGATAAGGAGGAAGAAGAGGCGGCCCAGGAAGAAACCGATAAATCCTGA
- the folD gene encoding bifunctional methylenetetrahydrofolate dehydrogenase/methenyltetrahydrofolate cyclohydrolase FolD, producing MTAKLIDGKTIAADIRQQVARQVSARREAGLRPPGLAVVLVGDDPASEVYVRHKHRACDEAGILSFMHRLSAGTQQQELERLVDELNADSRVDGILVQLPLPDHLDARPILERILPHKDIDGFHPYNLGRLAQRLPMLRPCTPKGIMTLLQYSNLNVRGLDATVVGASNIVGRPMSLELMLAGCTTTVCHRFTQNLEGHVRRADLLVAAVGKPGLVKGEWVKPGAIVIDVGITRQDDGHLTGDIEFEPAAERASYITPVPGGVGPMTVATLLENTLFAAELHDAKSPNTAETTYSQ from the coding sequence ATGACCGCAAAATTGATCGATGGCAAGACCATTGCCGCTGATATTCGACAGCAGGTTGCGCGACAAGTATCCGCCCGCCGAGAAGCGGGATTGCGACCGCCCGGACTGGCCGTGGTGCTGGTGGGAGACGATCCTGCCTCTGAGGTCTACGTGCGACACAAGCATCGCGCCTGCGACGAGGCGGGTATTCTCTCCTTCATGCATCGATTATCCGCCGGCACTCAGCAGCAAGAACTCGAACGGCTGGTGGACGAGCTCAACGCGGATTCCAGAGTGGACGGCATTCTGGTGCAGCTTCCCTTGCCGGATCATCTGGACGCACGGCCCATTCTCGAGCGCATTCTGCCTCACAAGGACATCGACGGTTTCCATCCTTACAACCTGGGGCGCCTGGCCCAACGGCTCCCCATGCTGCGCCCCTGTACACCGAAAGGCATCATGACGCTATTGCAATACAGCAACCTTAATGTTCGCGGTCTGGACGCCACGGTGGTCGGCGCCTCGAATATCGTCGGCCGCCCCATGAGTCTGGAGTTGATGCTGGCGGGATGCACCACCACCGTATGCCATCGCTTCACGCAGAACCTGGAGGGACACGTGAGACGCGCGGATCTACTGGTGGCAGCGGTGGGCAAGCCCGGACTGGTCAAGGGAGAATGGGTCAAACCGGGCGCTATCGTGATCGACGTCGGCATCACGCGACAAGACGACGGTCATTTGACCGGTGATATCGAATTCGAACCCGCTGCGGAGCGCGCCTCTTATATCACCCCGGTTCCCGGCGGCGTAGGACCGATGACCGTGGCCACCTTACTGGAAAACACCCTGTTCGCCGCGGAACTTCACGACGCCAAGTCGCCAAACACCGCCGAAACGACTTATTCACAATGA
- the clpP gene encoding ATP-dependent Clp endopeptidase proteolytic subunit ClpP, with product MGNEFDIQAAGGLVPMVVEQSARGERAYDIYSRLLKERVIFLVGPVEDYMANLVVAQLLFLESENPDKDIHLYINSPGGSVTAGMSIYDTMQFVRPDISTLCIGQAASMGALLLAGGAANKRYCLPNSRMMIHQPLGGYQGQASDIEIHTREILSIRHKLNQILAHHTGQDIETISKDTDRDNFMNGAQAAEYGLIDAVLDKRPTS from the coding sequence ATGGGCAACGAGTTCGATATTCAAGCCGCCGGCGGCCTGGTACCGATGGTGGTGGAGCAGAGCGCACGAGGCGAGCGCGCCTATGATATCTATTCGCGTCTGCTCAAGGAGCGAGTCATCTTTCTGGTGGGGCCAGTGGAAGACTACATGGCCAACCTGGTGGTCGCTCAGCTCTTGTTTCTGGAATCCGAGAATCCGGACAAGGATATTCATCTTTATATCAATTCTCCCGGCGGCTCGGTAACCGCAGGCATGTCGATCTATGACACCATGCAGTTTGTCAGGCCGGACATTTCCACCCTATGCATTGGCCAGGCGGCAAGCATGGGCGCATTGCTGCTGGCCGGCGGCGCCGCCAACAAGCGTTATTGCCTGCCTAATTCGCGAATGATGATTCATCAGCCCTTGGGGGGCTATCAGGGTCAGGCCTCGGATATCGAGATTCATACCAGGGAAATCCTGAGTATTCGCCACAAGCTCAACCAGATTCTGGCGCACCATACCGGACAAGACATAGAGACTATTTCAAAGGATACGGATCGCGATAACTTCATGAACGGGGCTCAGGCAGCCGAATATGGTTTGATCGATGCTGTACTGGATAAACGTCCAACATCCTGA
- a CDS encoding asparaginase — translation MTEKPEVRVEPPSLLVIHTGGTLCMRAGPDGLTPAGDFESRLRRALRELPPARRATLPDFDWLEIDPLIDSSAANPGHWQELAAHIAQAYDDYAGFVILHGTDTLSWTAASLAYQLQGIGKPVVLTGAMLPLETPNSDALVNVEGALRFAQQERLKEVALFFAGKLFRGVRARKWHSHQADAFISPNYPLLGEIVDNQAILFPGRGLHEQQRGAPRFELADYRALNETPVARLVLWPGIAAWQLAAWLLDDRLQGVVLELWGGGNIAQDQALLGVLAQACGEGKVIVAITQCFQGGIVSGAYAAGHGLAEAGVIAGDDMTPEAAFTKLLHLLALPLTDQERRQRFLLGWVGER, via the coding sequence ATGACAGAAAAACCGGAAGTACGCGTCGAACCGCCCTCTTTGCTGGTCATTCACACCGGCGGCACGCTGTGCATGCGTGCCGGACCTGACGGCCTGACACCTGCCGGTGATTTCGAATCCCGTTTGCGAAGGGCACTACGAGAGCTGCCCCCGGCGCGACGGGCTACCCTGCCCGATTTCGACTGGCTCGAGATTGACCCGCTTATCGATTCCAGTGCCGCCAACCCCGGCCATTGGCAGGAACTCGCCGCTCATATCGCCCAGGCTTACGACGATTACGCGGGTTTCGTGATTCTGCATGGCACGGATACGCTGAGTTGGACCGCTGCCAGCCTGGCCTATCAACTGCAGGGAATAGGCAAGCCAGTGGTTCTTACCGGGGCCATGCTGCCCCTGGAAACGCCGAATAGCGATGCGCTTGTCAATGTGGAAGGAGCGCTGCGCTTTGCCCAACAGGAGCGCCTGAAGGAAGTCGCGCTCTTTTTCGCCGGAAAGCTTTTCCGAGGGGTGCGTGCCCGCAAGTGGCACAGCCACCAGGCGGATGCCTTCATCAGCCCCAACTATCCGCTGCTGGGCGAAATCGTCGATAATCAGGCGATACTGTTTCCCGGTCGCGGCCTTCACGAACAGCAGCGCGGCGCGCCGCGTTTCGAACTGGCGGACTATCGCGCCCTGAACGAAACGCCGGTGGCGCGGCTGGTGCTATGGCCTGGCATCGCGGCCTGGCAGCTGGCGGCCTGGCTGCTCGATGATCGTCTGCAAGGAGTGGTGCTCGAACTCTGGGGCGGGGGCAATATCGCCCAGGACCAGGCACTGCTAGGCGTACTGGCTCAGGCTTGCGGCGAAGGCAAGGTAATCGTCGCCATCACTCAATGCTTTCAAGGTGGCATCGTTTCTGGCGCCTACGCCGCCGGCCATGGTCTGGCGGAGGCCGGCGTGATTGCCGGTGACGACATGACCCCGGAGGCCGCCTTCACTAAACTGTTGCACCTGCTGGCGCTACCCTTGACGGATCAAGAGCGGCGTCAGCGCTTTCTCCTTGGCTGGGTAGGCGAGCGCTGA